The Tenebrio molitor chromosome 5, icTenMoli1.1, whole genome shotgun sequence genome has a segment encoding these proteins:
- the LOC138132200 gene encoding E3 ubiquitin-protein ligase MARCHF8 — MNSELQRRQDVKYDSTSNISNSNGDICRICHCEADIDNPLLSPCYCSGSLKYVHQSCLRQWLAASDTRSCELCKFSFILQTKIKPLSEWRTLEMSSVERRRLLCAILFHFVAAVCVIWSLFVLIDRAAEEVQKGLIAWPFWTKLVVVAVGFTGGAVFMYIQCRQYLHLFARWKAHNRIILVQNAPEKPLLAPSSPSFIFTKSSHHQQYSPQVLAHGNFIPPANSDSNNDSQLCYVFEKEHHEKPSFVGNTGSSSQKDDIHVEDLCDTVSTDNFINPLASSMPSGSMNPNTREILALDIHCSSRSANEFSLNHSTKTDIIHNKSCVFKSLPNLNTSNENLLV, encoded by the exons ATGAATTCGGAGCTACAGAGAAGACAAGACGTTAAATATGACTCTACATCGAACATTTCGAACTCGAACGGGGACATTTGCAGGATCTGTCATTGCGAGGCCGACATCGACAACCCGCTCTTGTCCCCGTGCTACTGCTCCGGCAGCTTGAAATATGTGCACCAATCTTGTCTGCGGCAGTGGCTCGCGGCTTCCGACACCCGTTCGTGCGAGCTGTGCAAGTTTAGCTTTATTTTACAGACGAAAATCAAACCGTTGTCAGAA TGGCGAACCCTGGAAATGAGCAGCGTAGAACGGAGGCGTCTTCTCTGCGCGATCCTGTTTCATTTCGTCGCGGCTGTGTGTGTCATTTGGTCACTGTTTGTGCTTATAGATAGGGCCGCCGAAGAGGTGCAGAAAGGCCTAATCG CATGGCCCTTTTGGACCAAACTAGTTGTGGTCGCGGTCGGTTTCACAGGTGGTGCTGTATTTATGTACATACAATGTCGACAGTACTTACATCTTTTTGCCAGGTGGAAGGCCCACAACAG GATAATACTGGTCCAGAACGCGCCAGAAAAACCCTTGCTGGCTCCATCATCTCCAAGCTTTATCTTTACCAAGAGTTCCCACCACCAGCAATATTCCCCACAAGTTTTGGCCCACGGGAACTTCATCCCCCCGGCTAATTCCGACTCCAATAACGACTCTCAACTGTGTTACGTTTTCGAGAAGGAGCACCACGAGAAACCTAGTTTTGTGGGGAACACCGGCTCGTCGTCCCAGAAAGACGACATCCACGTGGAAGACTTGTGCGATACTGTCTCTACTGACAATTTTATCAATCCCTTGGCCAGTTCCATGCCTTCGGGGAGTATGAATCCAAACACTAGGGAGATTTTGGCTTTGGACATCCACTGCTCTTCTAGAAGTGCAAACGAGTTCTCTCTCAACCACTCAACGAAGACTGACATTATTCATAATAAGAGTTGtgtgtttaaatctttgcCTAACTTAAACACTAGCAATGAAAACTTACTTGTGTAA